CCGGATAGAAATTTCTAAATGAAGGGGACCATCTCATCAGCACTAGTATTGCTAAGGAGTTAAACACAATGTTATACTAAAATGGTTGACAATTAACCTGTCCAGTGACTGGTTTCTCAGTAGCATGTTTATACATTggttaatatattttgcatgTAAAGATCACATGTATGCAACTCTTTTACATGCTCATGTAGAAATCTACATATGGCGGCTACTAAATGTATGTCTCAATATTTtacttatctttttatttgtgcAGAAAGAGAAGCACTTAAAACTGTTTTGAATTATGCTTGTTGTGTTTTCCGTTCTGCTATCAATTTACTATTATATCCCTAATGAGGTcttatacataattttgtcCAGAAGGTACCCCTCATGCCAAGAAAAGAAGGATCTCACTTTAGACAGAAAATTGCAATGCTCGACAAGGCCATTAGAGAGTTAGAGAAGATAGTTGCAGAATGTATTTTACTACCATTGCAGTTTTTTTCTTCCTATgctataaattttatcatgataatttactttttgtcTCATCTATCTGAAAACCATCAGCTAGACCACCTTCAACAGAGGTTCAGGATCCTGATAATTCTTCTCAGGCAGTCAAAAGAAGATTGCCACCAGAAATAAAGCAGAAGCTGGCTAAAGTTGCTAGATTAGCGGTACTGCACAACTAATAACATGCCATCAGTTCATCTTTCTCCTTGCGGCTTGATTAATTACTCTCTTGCTTTCTTTAGGCTCTGTTTTTGACAGaagttaacttttttatttttggggtGGCTGCAGCAAGCCAGCTATGGGAAAATACCAAAGGATGTAATCAGTCGTCTGATGAGCATTTTAGGCCACTTAATGCAACTTAGGACACTGAAGGTATCTCCTCTTTCGGATCAAGATTTGACATATGAATGATCtctattttgcttttcttacCTTTTGTATTTCCTGCCCAAATCCCTCTGTTTTTCTGCTGGTGTTATTTTAACTCTTTGATACAGAAGTAAGGTTGATGGATGCTTTATTGGTCTTGGATGTGTGGGTNNNNNNNNNNGATTTTTTGGAATTGTGGAACAAATGTAAACAACTTACTGGAACCATATAAATTTGGGAGAATGATGTATAATGAAATATGATATCATTAAGCAAATCATACCCTGGGTAACCAACCTTTTGCCCCCCTTCCGCAGAATAGCTAATACAATTCTAGGATTTTTATGTATGAGATAGTGAATCTGCTTCATAGTGGTAAAGGCATCGCAACTATAAGCCATAGGGCACGGTGCTTATATATTCCATGTAGATTCCTTCATTTGTAAGCTTGCTGATAGCTGTTCATAGATTACCAATCTTGTCCTGCCAACTCTAAGCATAGAAGAGGCCAGGTGCTTCTAAGATGAGACcccatttttttccttgattAATGGGCCATCTGATTCTTGAAATCTAGGGTTCAGATGTTAAACTTCTTGGGAGCaggtattttagtttttttgttgtaatccAACACCTGCTCAGGTTTTGATGCTTTCAACCATCACCTTTTAGAATCCTGTCTTTCTATGGTGTATGTTTTCATGCGTATATTATTTTGGTTAATGACTGTTGTAAATGGGCTGTCAGCGGtgtttatattcataatataatgtATCTGCATTTCCTGTAAAATTTTGGTGATTACTTCTCATGACCTAGAATAGTTGCTTGTGAGACAGATCTGATCATATCTTTAATGATTATAAACAGGCTGACAGTGAATTTAGACATCTATCTTAAGTGatcattttttgtgattaCAGACATTTTGAAGGAGGGACCACTATATATTGGCCAAGAGAAAATCCAAATGTTTTAAGATCAAAATCCAAACGAAACACTTCTGTGAAGCCTAGCTTAGAAGTAGATGCTTGATTGGGGAATAATTTGTTCAATACCGCAAATGATGCAATTTAGTTCGCTagcaattttgtttcaaaGCAAATCTGTTATGATCACTGGGAACTTTTTGGATTTCTCTCTAACATGGTGTGAGCTCATGAAAGAAAGCAATGGTATTATTGGATAGTCTAACATTGGATCTGATGTTGCAAGTTGAAGAATCActtgaatattattaagttCTTGTTGCCTACCCAACTACTGGAGGCTTTTGAATTCTCTGTTTCTTAAATGCAAATTTATGTTGACTTTCAATAAAATGTGTTTAATGGGATCCTACCTAAAAGTCCTGTAATTTGTTCGAAGTTAGCATAGATCCATAGAGCTGGTTGGCTATCTGTCATTAAGTTATAATACTTACATAGTTTCTTTGCTAGTTCTTTTCTGCTGCAGGAGTATCAccttactatttatttttctcatttcattgTGTAACTCTTGTAGAAATACTTGATTGTTTTCATAATATTAGCTTGGATCTCATTCAATCAGTGGATGCATGCCTGCTCGCAATTATGTTAGCTTGGCATTCTTCTTCAAGAAAATGTTAACTAGACACTGTGGTGAAAATTTATGGGTCTATATGCATTTGGACGAATTATCCACATTTAGTCCTATTGAAATACCTATGGATTAAAGGATCTTGGTCTTCTGTTTCTGTTTTTACACTTGGcaaaatacttgatgaaatggGTGGAGTACTTCAAAATGTGTAGTTACATTGGCTATATCTGTGGTAACATGCACCCTCCTTAAAACTAGTTGGTATCTCTTCTCAATTGCTgtgattttcatattttgatttGCATTTTGATGGATTTATGTAGTGAATTTTTGTTTCCTATGCGAATGAGATGCGATGACAATCTCACTTCTTACtgaaatacaaaagaaatggAACGAAGGTTGAGGAGTTGGCTGTCTTATTGAGACACAGTTATCTCCAAAGCCTTATATAATTGCCGGTTGTATCATGTCATATTAGTTCAAAAGTTTctgtttttcctctttatccTTTAATAAATCCTTTTGCATGTTACCCATCCAACCAAAACAACATTGTAATGGGAAATTATAAAGTGCTTGTGCATGGAGAGTGCATCTTCTTTAACTTTCCTTCCAATAAAGCAAATCCCCTCTTGCTTTTTGTCTGTTTCATTTTCGtaacttttttccttttagttattagtttttattttttgctttatgGTGTCTCTATGGGGTTGGTGGATTGGGATGGTGTGATGGGCGCTAATTTGGACACTTCGAGAAGTTACCTGCAAAGACATTAGAtcttgccttttctttttgggtcTACTTTTGCCTCCTCatcttcattatttttcttggcaGTTGGCCATTAAGAAAACATGGTTGTAAGATGTATTAATTTACCATCATCTGAGCTAATCAAGTGTTATTTTTTCAGAGAAATCTTAAAGTCATGGCTAATTTAGGATTGTCAGCTAAACAAGAGAAGGATGATCGACTGCAGaagataaaacaagaaattgcGGAGATGGTTAAACAGCGGATTCCATATATTAATTCCAAAGTATGCTTTCTATTTCCAACTACTTCTAGTGCCCATAGCTGGGATTAATTCATTGTGGATGGACTCGTAATGATTTTCCTTTACTAATCATGAACAATGGCAGGCACCAATCATTGCTCTCCACCATGCAAGTAGAGTTGGTGCTTGTGTGGAATATTGAGGATTAATGTTTCTAATTGTAGTTTGTTACCTAATATTTATTGCACTTTGCAGGTGGAGCACCAAACTACAAATTCAGACAATTTCCAAGAAGCAGGTGCCCAAGGCAAAGACACATTCAGACAAAAATACAGCATGGATGATGTTTTGGAAAATAAGATTTGCGACTTATATGACCTTTATGTTGAGGTAATATATTAGCTTTTCATACTTCCGGTTGATGAATATTGTTGTATTGATATACCCAACTTGCTAATTTCATTCCAGAAACTTGAAGAAGATTTAGGGCCGCCGGTCAGAAGGCTGTATGAAGAGGTAAGTGGCATATGCATGGTCTGATTGTTACACTAATAGGTCCATTGTTTATGTGGAGGATACACGCATTAGTGTACATGGGAAAGTTGCGGACTGTGCCCATGTATTTTGTCACATGTTCCTCTGATTAGTCTATTATGTGAGAAATTGAAACCTGTGCACCTGCATTTGTGAAGGCCACTGATACAGAATTGACATGGACGGTGGcattctttcatattttttcttttgattctCTCCATGTTGTGTTCTGTTGAATTGCCTTCAGTGGTTCAGTCAAGTAGTAGCTGTGGCGGGCTAgcaaatattattcaattccTTTATAGTGGCTATTTAAGTAAAGTTTTACATTTGCCTTTTTTCATGGTGTAGCTTGCAGCATTGTGGCCAAGTGGAGTCATGGACACTGATGGAATTAAACGAgcaatatataaatcaaaagaTAGGAGGAGGGCTTTATCTGGCCGACGGAAGGTTTGCGGTGTTTTGTCTATTATGTCTTCACGAACTATTGGTTTTTCAGGTTTATGATGGAGTTTCTAGCagggtttcttttcttccctcacccattttttttccccttaggATCaagagaagatgaagaagaagatgttAGCACCAAAAACAGAGAATACTACTAGGGGGGAAGCTGTTAGTGTTAATCCGGCATTGCCTgttcatgaaaaattgttgGCTGGGTCCTGCGACCAGGCTTTGCCTTTGACGAGCAAGCCAGTTCTGAGTGCTGCCGTATCTCCAGCAGCTCGTATGCCCGTTCCCCTTGCAAACTCCCAAAACGTGGACAAGCTGAAGCATGAAAGATTGAAGGGGAGTTCCAGTAGCAATCCTGTTGATGCTGTGTCAACGGATGTATTGCccaaaaagaaagtaaaaaggAAGCCTAATTCAGAGATTGTTGAAGCTCAGTACCGCCTTGACAAGCTTGAGGTTTCGCAGGTGGAAGAAAGGCATAGACACCATAAGCATATGGCTGTTCCTCTCCCTAAATCAGACCTTCAGCCTGCTGCACCTTCAGGCTCTGAGAACTTGAGTTGACATGATGGCGAATTAGGTTCTaccatctatatatttaatagcACAGCTAtttctcttgattttcttccttacatttcatttttgtttgtaaCTCATCTAAGAACAGTGATTTTGTAATCATTGTCGGGTCTAACATGGTCAACAGCTGACATGAAGTCTTATATTAGGAGTAGGCTAGCTGAAGAGCTCCTGGCCTCCACTATTCAGCGTTTTTGCTAGAAGTCGAGCTTAATGTATATAATAGTGGATTACCTCACTTGTATTGAGATGGGTCACTGCATGTAATGAATGACCCGTTCTGTCTTTAACCCCATCAGCTGTTGCATTGTAATTAAAAGGTGATTCAGATCCTCACCCtgttaatttagattttagcTCAGCTGTGAAGAGGAGCACAGAAATATTGAAGAGAGAATTCATAATTGGTAGAAATGGCTTTGTTGTCTCTAAGGGGGCATATAGATCGCTTTTAGGTTTGCTGTAAATCGCTTGTTCGGACATTTTAATAATTGCATTGATTCTTAACTGGCTGTCCCATTACTATGATCATTCATTGTCCCACTGATGTATGATAACTCTATATCGTGCAACTTTCAACGTGAAAATTGGAGGCGTGGGAACCGGAGATGATTTGAGCTTGCTTTTAACCGTGGATGGCGTTGTAGAAATCTCTACTGATTACCTTCTAACATTTGTTCTTAATATAATGTTATGCGAACTTCATCTCATATTTGGCTATTCTGCAGCCATGTTTGTACCATAAAAAGCAGAGTATCACGTTGCAGGTAGCTCtcaaattccaaaataaaCCAACCCTTTGAATTTTGATCACTCACCATGTCTTTGCACATTTGCTTATTGTGATATGTTCATATCTTTGATGAAATCTTTTGCTTTTTGGTTAGGGATTTGGGAATATTTCATGCTTCCACTGTTTACCAGTTTCTCTTACAGTAAATATGTACAGAATAAAGACTATATGGACCAGCtgatttacaaatatttttgtggaaGCCTCCAAATTTACAGATCAATTGCCTCATGTTCttctaaagaaaaagaaactaatacattattgaaaatttcaattttcccaataatatttcctttttttttttagggagGGGGGTCTAGCTAATAGGTAGATGAATCTCTCAAAAGAAAGCCCAATAGAAAATCTGGAAAGTCATGTGAAGCCTCCGGGCcaccatatatataagtgcagtttcccttttctagtaagaattataatcatatcaGCTTTTAATACATCATCATGACTGAGAATTTTGGTCCACTCACCTTCAGAAACTGACCATCAATTTATTGATTCATCAATTCCACAGACTATTAATTGTAAGTATCTGGAAAAGGAagaggaaaaacaaattaaactatataatctttattattatattaaataccGACAGATGAAAATCATATTATGTTAATGTGATCACTGAATTTATACGATCCAGACCGTCTGATCGATGTCTCTCACATCAATCCTAGGGTTGGGGTGTGGAGATGAGAAATTGTCTGGTCTGGTATATTTATGAAAAGGGTTTTGGTCCAAGTCTGTGGAGTTGCCTGAACTGGAAAATCTTGAATTCTGGGCAGCAGCCAAAAATGGCAAAATTCAGGAATATTTGGTAGAGTGGAAAAAGGGGGGAGTGGTGGTTATACGTCAACAACAATGGTATTGGTACCACTCACCCCTTTCCTCAAACACATTGCACGACACACACATTTCTTGGCAAAATTTTACACCCAAAAAACTCAAactgctatatatatatatatatgtatgtataactCTCTCTTCacaatattcattaatattacatacaaattttttttttctttcctcaaACACATTGCACGACACACACATTTCTTGGCAAAATTTTACACCCAAAAAACTCAAactgctatatatatatatatatgtatgtataactCTCTCTTCacaatattcattaatattacatacaaatatTCTTTGTCTACTGTTACATTTGCATTAAGTGAGTGAGAGGGATGGAGCACCTAATGTCTGAATTCCTCATACATCAATCACTTTCTTCATTTAATAATCCTTCATCTACGTACGTACGCTAATTAATTCATCATATTTGGAGAAATTCATTTTGTCAtatacatgcatgcatgtctCTCATCATGTATGATTCTTGATCTAAGACATTTAAACTTGAAAAGGGAAGGCAATTAAGGTTTTGTCTACATGCATTACGTACGTACAACATAGTATATAGTTAGGAATTAGAATTCACCTATAATACACGTACACTTCTGTCCAAACCCTAAATACCAACAAGAGAGCACAGAAGAACAAGGCAAACAAGGTTTAAACCCCAgaactttttttcctttctctctctctttctctctctttttgcTCTTACTAATTCTTCATACTCCGGTTTGAGAATTCTACACAGAGTGCTGCAGTAAGTTCATTTCATTCCAGCTTCtatttgctatatatatatgaatcttGATGAGTTTTCCAATTGTGATGATAGTTAGTTTCTTACTTCCACAACCTCATCAGCAGCTTcaaattaagataatttttttttgttattttcttttttaccaaACATGATCTGCTTGTCTGTAAGCTTGTCATCATTCTAATACTGGATCATTTGTTAATTTCTTGTACAGTTTCGTCGGTTGTTTTAGgcttaaacaagaaaattgaaccTCAGTGAAGCTTCTTTATACCTCTATTTTTGTGCAGAGTTTTAATTGGAGtcgataataattaattatgggaAGAGGGAAGATTGAAGTGAAGAGGATTGAGAACAACACCAGCAGGCAAGTGACGTTTTCAAAACGACGAGCTGGATTGATGAAGAAAACTCATGAGCTTTCTGTGCTCTGTGATGCTCAAATTGGACTCATTGTCTTCTCCAGCAAGGGCAGGTTGACTGAGTACTGCACCCCTCCACTCAGgtaattatagataatttgttcagtttcttgaattaattagaCTTTGATTTGATAGTCAAAACATAATTTTCCTGTGATTTATTCTAAGTTTTAATTTCATGTCACACACATGCACAAGGGTTTTAATTGTCCCCTTTTTTCATCTCTCATAGTAGCTATGGAGTTAATCAATTTTCTGATTCCTTCTCTGGATGTTGACACAAGctagtaattataatatgtaaGGCTTAGCAGATAGATCTGACCAATTACTCTGGACCTACACTACTCATCATATAGAAACCatcaatttctcattttgaCCAACCTCATCACTCCCTTGACCCAATCTTTTTATGCTGCTGCTCGAATTgatggatttggatttgagggaagaagataatatgaaatgcataatgttcaaatttagagttggaaatatattttgaattcaaaattattcaaaaaactTGCAATCCCGTAACGtcaaatccatcaattcaaGATAGTTTCAAACATGTCTAGATTTCTGACTTCTTTAGTTCCAAGgctttttttctgaaattcttCAACATATGTCAAATCAAGGTACATGTGTGAAGATAACTATGTTTCAATGTATTGTTTAGAACACATGAATGATCATCCACATCCCAGAAAACATGAGTCCCTATCACCATGGACAAGGTTTCAAGAGGAAATTCTGGTCTATCATTAGCCTAGCAgtgatgttttaattaatttcaagaaaaaaacttCAAATAGTTTGCATATATCCAGCTTTCTGGAGCTCTCTTTTATCGGTCATGGatgcttatatattttctcttattcTCATGACAGCATGAAGCAGATTATAGAGAGGTATGTGAAGGCTAAGGGGGTTACTATCCCCGATCACAACAACCGTGTAGGACCACCGCCATACAACGTAAATAAATCCATCTCAATCTCCCTccatgcatgtgtgtgtgtgtatatatatattacaataacagccttaatttgcattttgattttctgaCACAGTAGTTAGTTGTAATTAAATTCCAGGAGCAAGTGTACAAAGAGTTGACAAGAATGAAAAACGAAACCCTGAATCTTCAGCTGAGCCTTCAGAGGTACAAAGGGGATGATTTGAGCAGTGTACAGTTTGAGGAGCTGACTCAACTCGAACAGCAGCTTGAACACTCAGTCCACAAGGTCCGGGCTCGAAAGGTAACTAATTAATACGTGTTTAATTCTTCAGAATATAACTAAATTCACACACACTAacaatttctat
The window above is part of the Sesamum indicum cultivar Zhongzhi No. 13 linkage group LG2, S_indicum_v1.0, whole genome shotgun sequence genome. Proteins encoded here:
- the LOC105180235 gene encoding ubinuclein-1 isoform X1, which encodes MAEGGGPNPGSGSRPMSSFESAGGRLRFTVELRPGETTIVSWKKLLREATSSKVSGSGPSASCPSSEAYQQPVSQPPLPPPTVASLKQPEENEAKDPQGQAGTNRLSTVIEKIERMYAGHGSSEEEDVPLDDVPDDDEYDTEDSFIDDTELDDYFQVDNSAIKHDGFFVNRGKLERMEPTISTNQQPKKRRRKDVTKGQVGMDDGHNPNKHVKIGNKGRKALSSNERNSMNQSHIVALPSVHRSDLLFEASPTDAAEVSLKKKTVDTQIMVDPLGLSSVDGIRQDKDADQQRTRVISSQNHNNHRKESSELQDDTLAQRPNDKSSHVSKSHSGKQLSNVDGLDQAIQRKEKGGLVERFDLNIPASRDSQITKVPLMPRKEGSHFRQKIAMLDKAIRELEKIVAESRPPSTEVQDPDNSSQAVKRRLPPEIKQKLAKVARLAQASYGKIPKDVISRLMSILGHLMQLRTLKRNLKVMANLGLSAKQEKDDRLQKIKQEIAEMVKQRIPYINSKVEHQTTNSDNFQEAGAQGKDTFRQKYSMDDVLENKICDLYDLYVEKLEEDLGPPVRRLYEELAALWPSGVMDTDGIKRAIYKSKDRRRALSGRRKDQEKMKKKMLAPKTENTTRGEAVSVNPALPVHEKLLAGSCDQALPLTSKPVLSAAVSPAARMPVPLANSQNVDKLKHERLKGSSSSNPVDAVSTDVLPKKKVKRKPNSEIVEAQYRLDKLEVSQVEERHRHHKHMAVPLPKSDLQPAAPSGSENLS
- the LOC105180235 gene encoding uncharacterized protein LOC105180235 isoform X3; amino-acid sequence: MAEGGGPNPGSGSRPMSSFESAGGRLRFTVELRPGETTIVSWKKLLREATSSKVSGSGPSASCPSSEAYQQPVSQPPLPPPTVASLKQPEENEAKDPQGQAGTNRLSTVIEKIERMYAGHGSSEEEDVPLDDVPDDDEYDTEDSFIDDTELDDYFQVDNSAIKHDGFFVNRGKLERMEPTISTNQQPKKRRRKDVTKGQVGMDDGHNPNKHVKIGNKDAAEVSLKKKTVDTQIMVDPLGLSSVDGIRQDKDADQQRTRVISSQNHNNHRKESSELQDDTLAQRPNDKSSHVSKSHSGKQLSNVDGLDQAIQRKEKGGLVERFDLNIPASRDSQITKVPLMPRKEGSHFRQKIAMLDKAIRELEKIVAESRPPSTEVQDPDNSSQAVKRRLPPEIKQKLAKVARLAQASYGKIPKDVISRLMSILGHLMQLRTLKRNLKVMANLGLSAKQEKDDRLQKIKQEIAEMVKQRIPYINSKVEHQTTNSDNFQEAGAQGKDTFRQKYSMDDVLENKICDLYDLYVEKLEEDLGPPVRRLYEELAALWPSGVMDTDGIKRAIYKSKDRRRALSGRRKDQEKMKKKMLAPKTENTTRGEAVSVNPALPVHEKLLAGSCDQALPLTSKPVLSAAVSPAARMPVPLANSQNVDKLKHERLKGSSSSNPVDAVSTDVLPKKKVKRKPNSEIVEAQYRLDKLEVSQVEERHRHHKHMAVPLPKSDLQPAAPSGSENLS
- the LOC105180235 gene encoding uncharacterized protein LOC105180235 isoform X4 — encoded protein: MRVMEVVKRKMFLWMMCPMMMSMIQRIPSLMILSWEPTISTNQQPKKRRRKDVTKGQVGMDDGHNPNKHVKIGNKGRKALSSNERNSMNQSHIVALPSVHRSDLLFEASPTDAAEVSLKKKTVDTQIMVDPLGLSSVDGIRQDKDADQQRTRVISSQNHNNHRKESSELQDDTLAQRPNDKSSHVSKSHSGKQLSNVDGLDQAIQRKEKGGLVERFDLNIPASRDSQITKVPLMPRKEGSHFRQKIAMLDKAIRELEKIVAESRPPSTEVQDPDNSSQAVKRRLPPEIKQKLAKVARLAQASYGKIPKDVISRLMSILGHLMQLRTLKRNLKVMANLGLSAKQEKDDRLQKIKQEIAEMVKQRIPYINSKVEHQTTNSDNFQEAGAQGKDTFRQKYSMDDVLENKICDLYDLYVEKLEEDLGPPVRRLYEELAALWPSGVMDTDGIKRAIYKSKDRRRALSGRRKDQEKMKKKMLAPKTENTTRGEAVSVNPALPVHEKLLAGSCDQALPLTSKPVLSAAVSPAARMPVPLANSQNVDKLKHERLKGSSSSNPVDAVSTDVLPKKKVKRKPNSEIVEAQYRLDKLEVSQVEERHRHHKHMAVPLPKSDLQPAAPSGSENLS
- the LOC105180235 gene encoding ubinuclein-1 isoform X2 → MAEGGGPNPGSGSRPMSSFESAGGRLRFTVELRPGETTIVSWKKLLREATSSKVSGSGPSASCPSSEAYQQPVSQPPLPPPTVASLKQPEENEAKDPQGQAGTNRLSTVIEKIERMYAGHGSSEEEDVPLDDVPDDDEYDTEDSFIDDTELDDYFQVDNSAIKHDGFFVNRGKLERMEPTISTNQQPKKRRRKDVTKGQVGMDDGHNPNKHVKIGNKGRKALSSNERNSMNQSHIVALPSVHRSDLLFEASPTDAAEVSLKKKTVDTQIMVDPLGLSSVDGIRQDKDADQQRTRVISSQNHNNHRKESSELQDDTLAQRPNDKSSHVSKSHSGKQLSNVDGLDQAIQRKEKGGLVERFDLNIPASRDSQITVPLMPRKEGSHFRQKIAMLDKAIRELEKIVAESRPPSTEVQDPDNSSQAVKRRLPPEIKQKLAKVARLAQASYGKIPKDVISRLMSILGHLMQLRTLKRNLKVMANLGLSAKQEKDDRLQKIKQEIAEMVKQRIPYINSKVEHQTTNSDNFQEAGAQGKDTFRQKYSMDDVLENKICDLYDLYVEKLEEDLGPPVRRLYEELAALWPSGVMDTDGIKRAIYKSKDRRRALSGRRKDQEKMKKKMLAPKTENTTRGEAVSVNPALPVHEKLLAGSCDQALPLTSKPVLSAAVSPAARMPVPLANSQNVDKLKHERLKGSSSSNPVDAVSTDVLPKKKVKRKPNSEIVEAQYRLDKLEVSQVEERHRHHKHMAVPLPKSDLQPAAPSGSENLS
- the LOC105180258 gene encoding MADS-box protein defh21, whose product is MGRGKIEVKRIENNTSRQVTFSKRRAGLMKKTHELSVLCDAQIGLIVFSSKGRLTEYCTPPLSMKQIIERYVKAKGVTIPDHNNRVGPPPYNEQVYKELTRMKNETLNLQLSLQRYKGDDLSSVQFEELTQLEQQLEHSVHKVRARKFQLLHEQLENLKRTEVLLEKENQEMYHWLMSNQIQKQAELEQQQQQQAMAMTELKLVEQQQPLLQNHQQLPFFGDDLQLGNLPLHTVTHSSYRLQPTHPNLQDHTHHHPPLPIE